GTGGATTGCCACGTCACAGTGGACCATTTTATCTTTTCCGCCATCTTTATGATCTGGTAATGTCAATTACCCGTGCAAATCCAGTGAGCTGTGGGATTTCCATTGTTTCAATTATTGTTCTGCATTTTGGAAAAGAATTCATCAATCCATTTATCAAGAGGAAAACTAAATCAAATATTCCAATTCCGTGGGAGCTGGTTATTGTAATTCTGTCAACAGTTTTTGTGGCTGTAACAGGAGTTGACACAGAAGCAAAAGTTCAAGTTGTAAACAAAATTCCTGTTGGTGTCCCTAATTTTTCACTTCCATCATTCTATCTTATTCCTCAAGTTCTACCAGATGCCATCAGTATAACTGTTGTTAGTATTTCTGTTTGGTTATCAATTAGCAAAATGCTCGCAAAAAGGTACAACTATGAACTCGATTCTGGTCAGGTAAgtctttgaaaatataaaactatacaaataaatttatttgaggAACTGTTTGCCCTATCATTTGCCAGCATTTCTTCTAGCTTCATCCCATCTATTCCAAATTCGTGTTCTTTGAGTAGAACACTTGTCGCTGTTGGAGCTGGTTGCACTACACAGCTTTCAATATTCTTTTCTTCCTTAATTGTTTTCTCAGTTGTCATTTTCCTTGGGACGTTACTTGAAACACTGCCAATGGTTggtcacaatttttaaaaactcacacttttttatttttaggcaGCTCTTTCAGCGATTATTTGTGTTGCTTTGCAAGGTATGTTCAGAAAGTTTGCAGACTTGATCGATTTATGGAAGGTgtctaaaattgattttgtaagtatcatttaaaaatattcgtaatacaatttttattttatagacAATTTGGGTAGTGTCCTGTGTCTCTACAATTCTTTTGGATGTCTCCACGGGATTAATAATATCTGTCTGTTTTGCATTGTTCACAACTATTCTTCGAGAACAatagtgagtttttaaaaatgtttcctttcaaagtaatataataaaaattcagtcCAAAATGGCATCTTCTTGCATCAGTTAAAGGAACACAAGACTTCCGTGATGCAGAAAGATACGGAGAAACTGTTTATTTCAAAGGAATTTGCATTTTCCGATTTGATGCTCCATTACTCTTCCATAATGTTGAATGGttagtaactttttttaaaaatttagtcgAAAAACCATGATtcttcagtttcaaaaaatcaatcgaAAAGGCATACACTGAATGGCAAAAATCGCATGAATTCTATGTACTTCGTGAGGAACGAGaaactattttaaatacaaaattagATGGATCTGATGAATCGATTGATGGAAAAATGGTAAATGGAAAATTCGATGagtcaaaatatttgattatttcagtttcaaacaGCTCAATCGACTTTAAACACTCATTCTCCTGATATTTTATCTCGACATTTTGTAATCGATTGTTCAGGTTTTACGTTCATTGATTTAATGGGTGTTAGTGCACTAAAAGAGGTAACAATTCCcaatatatttcagaaaacctcaaaatttaaaaaataaaaaaacacgtATTATTTCACCTTGACTTTCTCGGCGCCATTTTTGACTCAAATAGTTGAAAAACATTCTCAAAATAGATCCtaattttccctgaaaatttgtcaaacAAAACATCACAtttggtttattttaaaacgaGATATTAACAATTGTAAGGTTTTTTATCTATGtgaagaaagtgaaaaaattaattgttttttcttgtttttcaaatatattttgctAATGGTGGTAACCATTGCCGCTTTAAGCTGGTATATGAATcaggaaaatgttttctcactTATTGCCTTTtcttaattaaataaatacaaattagagccattttaaaatatttcctaggaaataataattttcctaTTAACTCAATATTTTGCTACAAATAGAGCTATGATTATCATCTTACTGaattccatttaaaaatttaatattcccgaataaaaatgttgaaaatttcagattttctccGATATGAGAAAACGTGGAATTCTAGTGTACTTTGCAAATGCAAAAGCTCCAGTCAGAGAGATGTTTGAGAAAtgtcactttttcaattttgtttcaaaggAAAATTTCTACCCAACAATGCGTGATGCAACAAGTATTGCCAGACAACGACAGCTAGAGTGAGTTTGAAATAATTACTATTAAAtggaaatctaaattttcagacttggGTTCAAAGATACTGGATATGTACCAGAACACGATCGATTGACAGAAGTACTCAGCTCACATCCAATGTAAACATGTCTCGAGAGGACATCAAAAGAAAATCAACgagttttaaataaattccctgtgaaaaacaaatgacAACAATTTGCATTGAATTgggttaattttaaaataaatgttttgaacGACACTTTCTATAATTgttatttcttcaaaaattacaacatCAAACACAATtgattgatattttcagaataaaagtggtttcaaaagttcaggGATAGTGATGTATCTGTTATTCTTTCATTTCCACCCTCacaatgaaatttaaattttcagagattacTCTTATGCACGTGTCTTTTTTTGTGCTTGGAAAGTTTCTGGTATACCTGAACTTTGTTGTAATCGGTTTCTTTTTAGTACGGTCAGTCGAATACTCTCTTCCGTCCATTTGATCTTTTTTGCAACTTAATTTACATAAGTTAGTACAACCAAATAAAAAGCGGCGGTAGGTGATGAGGGATTCATTCTGCtcttttttgctgatttcattttttgtgattgGAAAAAGTACAACTTTTACTGGTGtgaattatacaaaaaattctttaaaaaaaacacaatgttGCGACCAAGAGAAAAAGTTGGACttttacattatttttcaCATGCCACGCTTCTTTGCGATCTTCATCTCCTTGTTTTTGCCCGGAAAACGCATCCAAAGagggagaaaaaaaataatattataaatagcacaaaaatcgattccGTTCTTATAtcaataatgatttttttcaagttttatgaATCTTCTGTTTTAATCTTTTGTTTTCAgagtttcgaattttcatatggaaacatttttgcaacattttggtttttgaataaaatcaaaacaaaattcagtGTTCTGTATTGTTTTGATATATGTATGCTTCCGGGAGATTATCAAGTGAAAACTAGTAATTCCTTCTttgttgtttaaaattaataattcaaCTTCCGCATTATCAATCAGTGAAAACCTTGTATAAAAGATAtgaatttaaaacatttgatttcATTTTGCTCTTGTTAAAGATGGACATTCCACCATCTACACCATCAACTCCTACGATGATCCACGTCGAAGAGGAAGAATATGATCAGTTGCGCAGTTTCTATGCAAAAAAGAGGAGAGCGCCAATGAACCAGGTATTTTTAATACAAACAGAAGATCTTTATCTGAAGTTTGTCAGGTGGAATACGACGAGAAATACGGTTACCAAAAGAGACTGAAAGACGgtggaaagttcaaaaagcgGTCGACAAAGGTAGCCAGCCGGTTAGTTATTCTTAATCTTAACTGGATTGAAAATGATACTTctcttaaaaatcaaaaatattcttaAACGAGAAATTGACAGATACTATGTTCCATTCACTTCCGTcaccaatttcaaaatatttctattGAACTTATTTCCAATATTTGGATGGCTCCCCAAATATGATTGGAAAAATTCTTTGACGTCTGATGTAGTGGGAGGTATTACTGTTGGTGTTCTACAGATTCCTCAAGGTGAGTGGTCTTTTCTTGATAGGATTCTCATTCAGTAATTGCTCAGTTAGGTGCTGAAATCGGTCATTGCTGAAGTTTCCGAACAAAAAATCTGCATTCTGTAATTGCCAAcctgtaaatttccggcattccgcaattttacaattgaaattttaggaattAACCATCTCCAGTTGTAGAAAGCCAGATATCACTATTTCaccaaacaattttctttcaggTATCGCATATGCAATACTATCCCGACAAGATCCAATTGTTGGACTCTACACTTCAATTTATCCCGTATTCTTATACATTTTCTTTGGAACATCCAAGCATGCAAGTCTGGGAACATTCGCAGTTGTGGCTCTCATGACAGGTTTAGCAGTTGAACGTGAAGCCTTTATCCCGAGTGATAACTTGAATTCAACTCTTCTTCCTGGCGATGAAGCTCTCCCATCTCCAATTGAAGTGTCTTGTGCTTTGGTATTGGGTGTTGGACTGATTCaggtaaataaaaataatattctacggaaaaaagtagattttcagtttttaatggGAGTTTTCCGATTACAATTTCTGACTACTTACCTTTCTGATCAACTAATTGCGGGATTCACAACGGGGTCAGCAGTTCATGTACTTGTTTCCCAGTTTAAAGAATTATTTGGACTGAGAGGATTAGTAAAACATAGTGGACCGGGATACCTTATCAGGgtaaaaactttatttgagTAGTTCTTAGACACAATGGTTTCAGAACGTTTATGACACTGTCACCAATTTGCCAAAGGCAAATTTCATGTGCTGCGCCATTTCGCTTGCTACGATGATTCTTCTTCATTGTGGAAAAGAATATATAAATCCAATCatgaaaaggaaaatgaaaTCAAACATTCCAATTCCCTGGGAGTTGGTGGCGgtaaggaaaaaataaataatttttaaattttccatgtGATTTTCAGGTTATAATCTCTACGATCTTTGTTGCACTCATCGACGCGAACGAGTTGTATaatgtgaaaattgtcaataaaATTCCAACCGGGTAAGAATATAAATCGCAAAAAATGAAG
This is a stretch of genomic DNA from Caenorhabditis elegans chromosome V. It encodes these proteins:
- the sulp-4 gene encoding STAS domain-containing protein (Confirmed by transcript evidence), coding for MAPPGRINHARHLSEAEEEAENYLEHFYNKSEPNKRRVSFVQRGAMNQAQFDEKFDYNKPHLENELKKQAKKFVRRFYEPFTSFFALKLFIFDLIPILKWFPEYKWKTDLSLDIIGGITVGVMQVPQGIAYALLAKQPAINGLYTSLFPPLIYMLFGTSRHASLGTFAVVSLMTGLSVEKLAAPTDYDPSSFNETDIDLVKLPSPTEVSCAITITMGLILFVMGVLRLQFLTTYLSDQVIAGFTVGSSVHVLVSQLKTLLGIRGLPRHSGPFYLFRHLYDLVMSITRANPVSCGISIVSIIVLHFGKEFINPFIKRKTKSNIPIPWELVIVILSTVFVAVTGVDTEAKVQVVNKIPVGVPNFSLPSFYLIPQVLPDAISITVVSISVWLSISKMLAKRYNYELDSGQELFALSFASISSSFIPSIPNSCSLSRTLVAVGAGCTTQLSIFFSSLIVFSVVIFLGTLLETLPMAALSAIICVALQGMFRKFADLIDLWKVSKIDFTIWVVSCVSTILLDVSTGLIISVCFALFTTILREQYPKWHLLASVKGTQDFRDAERYGETVYFKGICIFRFDAPLLFHNVECFKKSIEKAYTEWQKSHEFYVLREERETILNTKLDGSDESIDGKMFQTAQSTLNTHSPDILSRHFVIDCSGFTFIDLMGVSALKEIFSDMRKRGILVYFANAKAPVREMFEKCHFFNFVSKENFYPTMRDATSIARQRQLELGFKDTGYVPEHDRLTEVLSSHPM